A portion of the Leptospira mtsangambouensis genome contains these proteins:
- a CDS encoding Mrp/NBP35 family ATP-binding protein — MANSKVDLTSIQRQLMQVKHPELKKDIVSLGMVASVTPTDDGIEILIKTPNADRRLQIGLEAQTRQLISKIEGAGKVKIKFEVDQNLKMEDGNRIIGVKKVIAVGSGKGGVGKSTVTANLASTLARNGKKVGILDADIYGPSLGKMFGINGRVALKSEEDKIYPIEKHGIKLISFSFLVTEDQPVVWRGPMLGKAIEQFLYDVVWGELDYLFIDLPPGTGDVQLSLAQLIDLDGAVIVTTPQEVAVLDAGRAAAMFKQVKVPILGIVENMSGFACPKCGHVTDVFSKGGGEKLSKQVGVPELGSVPLTLDVMSSGESGKPALLEAGDSPLKEAYFRIAKNLENQIAEWED; from the coding sequence ATGGCAAATTCAAAAGTTGATTTAACATCCATCCAAAGACAACTCATGCAGGTAAAACACCCTGAGTTAAAAAAAGACATCGTAAGTTTGGGAATGGTCGCATCAGTCACACCTACCGATGATGGAATCGAAATTTTAATCAAAACTCCAAATGCGGACAGAAGATTACAAATTGGACTGGAAGCACAAACAAGACAGCTCATCTCCAAAATCGAAGGAGCAGGTAAGGTCAAAATCAAATTCGAAGTAGACCAAAACCTAAAGATGGAAGATGGAAATCGTATCATCGGAGTTAAAAAAGTCATCGCTGTTGGATCAGGAAAAGGTGGTGTTGGAAAATCGACTGTCACTGCAAACCTTGCTTCTACCCTTGCACGTAACGGAAAGAAGGTGGGAATTCTTGATGCAGATATCTACGGACCTTCCCTTGGTAAAATGTTTGGAATCAATGGTCGTGTTGCTTTAAAATCTGAAGAAGATAAAATTTATCCCATTGAAAAACATGGAATCAAACTCATTTCGTTTTCATTTCTTGTGACAGAAGACCAACCGGTGGTATGGAGAGGGCCAATGCTCGGGAAAGCCATCGAACAGTTCTTATACGATGTTGTTTGGGGAGAGTTGGATTATCTTTTTATCGACTTACCTCCTGGAACAGGAGATGTCCAACTTTCTCTTGCCCAACTCATTGATTTGGATGGGGCAGTGATTGTGACAACTCCGCAAGAAGTAGCGGTTCTTGATGCAGGACGGGCTGCGGCCATGTTCAAACAAGTAAAAGTACCAATTCTCGGAATTGTGGAAAACATGTCTGGATTTGCTTGTCCGAAATGTGGTCATGTAACGGATGTTTTTTCGAAAGGAGGAGGGGAAAAACTCTCCAAACAAGTCGGAGTACCGGAACTTGGCTCAGTTCCATTGACACTAGACGTCATGAGCTCAGGTGAGTCAGGAAAACCGGCACTCCTCGAGGCAGGGGATTCTCCTTTAAAAGAAGCCTATTTCCGCATCGCAAAAAATTTGGAAAACCAAATCGCCGAGTGGGAAGATTAA
- the hslU gene encoding ATP-dependent protease ATPase subunit HslU, with translation MTYPTIIAEVAGSQNPAEELTPRQIVEKLDEHIIGQTKAKRAVAVALRNRSRRRKLDESLREEIYPKNIIMIGPTGVGKTEIARRLSKLCGAPFLKVEATKYTEVGYVGRDVESMIRDLAMGALNLVKAEFRDRVKDKATEKAEELILDAILPPIFHKKEEDLNPDEKERQNSYKESREKFREKLRKGVLNDREIEIDIPKPSAPAGMPMLQVFGAGNMEDMDNQLQSLLGDLMPKKTGKRKVKVLDAGKLLTESEAEKLIDADKIQSEAVRRVEEMGIIFLDEIDKIAGREGRQGADVSREGVQRDLLPIVEGSTVNTKIGPIKTDHILFIAAGAFHMTKPSDLIPELQGRFPIRVELETLTESDFIKILTTPKSSLTKQYEALLATEGVKINYTTDGIAEIAKLAFQMNEKNENIGARRLNTIMEKLLEDTSFDAPDLPEDQKEVVINEGYVSSKLKGIIEDKDLSRFIL, from the coding sequence ATGACATACCCTACTATAATCGCAGAAGTTGCCGGATCTCAAAATCCTGCCGAGGAATTAACTCCTCGTCAAATTGTAGAAAAATTAGATGAACATATCATTGGACAAACCAAAGCCAAACGAGCTGTGGCTGTGGCGCTTCGGAATCGTTCCAGACGTCGTAAACTCGACGAGTCTCTAAGAGAAGAAATTTATCCAAAAAATATCATTATGATTGGGCCAACGGGTGTGGGGAAAACGGAAATTGCACGTCGTCTGTCAAAGTTATGTGGTGCACCTTTTTTAAAAGTAGAAGCCACTAAGTATACAGAAGTAGGTTATGTTGGCCGTGATGTAGAATCCATGATTCGCGATTTGGCAATGGGTGCATTGAATTTGGTGAAAGCAGAATTTCGGGATCGAGTCAAAGACAAAGCCACAGAAAAGGCAGAAGAGTTAATCCTCGATGCCATTTTACCACCCATCTTCCATAAAAAAGAAGAAGATCTGAATCCAGATGAAAAAGAAAGACAAAACAGTTATAAAGAATCTAGAGAAAAGTTTAGAGAAAAACTTCGCAAAGGTGTCTTAAATGATAGGGAAATCGAAATCGATATTCCCAAACCTTCGGCACCTGCGGGAATGCCCATGTTGCAAGTGTTTGGTGCAGGGAATATGGAAGACATGGACAATCAATTACAAAGTTTACTTGGTGATTTGATGCCGAAAAAAACTGGCAAACGAAAGGTAAAAGTTTTGGATGCTGGGAAACTTCTCACTGAATCAGAAGCAGAAAAACTGATCGATGCTGACAAAATCCAATCGGAAGCCGTCAGACGTGTGGAAGAAATGGGAATTATCTTTTTAGATGAAATTGATAAAATTGCCGGTCGAGAAGGAAGGCAAGGAGCCGACGTATCCCGGGAAGGAGTCCAAAGAGACTTACTTCCGATTGTCGAAGGATCCACAGTGAATACAAAGATTGGTCCGATCAAAACCGATCATATTCTTTTTATCGCGGCAGGTGCTTTTCATATGACAAAACCATCTGACCTGATTCCGGAACTCCAAGGTCGGTTTCCAATTCGAGTGGAACTGGAAACATTAACAGAATCTGACTTTATCAAAATCCTAACAACTCCCAAATCTTCTCTCACCAAACAATATGAAGCCCTTCTTGCCACAGAAGGTGTAAAAATCAATTACACAACTGATGGGATTGCGGAGATCGCCAAACTAGCGTTTCAGATGAATGAAAAAAATGAGAACATTGGTGCCAGAAGACTTAATACCATTATGGAAAAACTTTTGGAAGACACTAGTTTTGATGCACCTGATTTGCCTGAAGACCAAAAAGAAGTTGTCATTAACGAAGGTTATGTGTCTTCAAAACTAAAAGGAATTATCGAAGATAAGGACCTAAGCCGGTTCATTTTATAA
- a CDS encoding metallophosphoesterase family protein, protein MKILHISDLHFPKKLPLFSLRGKAIVGYLSYRLRRKSKHPLVLVSAMIEAISKLEYDALIISGDLTNVSHPGEFQNAKEILRPLLTDKTFLIPGNHDRYQKRAIGPNPLFEKTFSEWMGDSLDPKLYIRSKKIGGKLFIGWDSNYAIPRITANGYVAPEVIEKTMHLVQEPYVLVCHHPLWNPKTEIESKAHQMTNRTEVVDKLKVHPPELYLHGHTHTNWVKLPGSSASFPIVNSASSTRLSDRNHECGFHLIEIEKSISYRRFIYSEDKFIETNPIFYEESEGVI, encoded by the coding sequence ATGAAAATCCTACACATTTCCGATTTACATTTCCCGAAGAAACTTCCTTTGTTTTCTCTTCGTGGAAAGGCAATCGTCGGTTATCTCAGCTATCGGTTGAGACGAAAATCAAAACATCCACTTGTCTTGGTTTCGGCAATGATTGAGGCCATTAGTAAATTAGAATATGATGCACTCATCATTTCAGGCGATTTGACAAACGTTTCACATCCAGGTGAATTTCAAAATGCCAAAGAAATTTTACGTCCTCTTCTTACAGACAAAACGTTTTTAATTCCGGGAAACCATGATCGTTATCAAAAACGAGCCATTGGACCAAATCCATTATTTGAAAAAACATTTAGTGAATGGATGGGAGACTCTCTCGATCCAAAGTTATACATTCGCTCAAAAAAAATTGGCGGAAAACTTTTTATCGGTTGGGATTCCAATTATGCCATCCCTCGGATCACTGCGAATGGTTATGTTGCACCGGAAGTGATTGAAAAAACGATGCATTTGGTTCAGGAACCCTATGTACTGGTTTGTCACCATCCACTTTGGAATCCCAAAACAGAAATTGAATCCAAAGCTCACCAAATGACAAACCGGACGGAAGTGGTTGATAAACTAAAAGTTCATCCACCAGAGTTGTATTTGCATGGGCATACGCATACCAATTGGGTCAAACTTCCTGGATCTAGTGCTTCTTTTCCCATTGTTAATTCGGCATCCAGTACAAGACTTTCCGATAGAAATCACGAATGTGGATTTCATTTGATTGAGATAGAAAAGTCTATTTCATACCGTCGTTTCATTTATTCAGAAGACAAATTCATTGAGACCAATCCAATTTTTTATGAAGAATCGGAAGGAGTCATTTAA
- the hslV gene encoding ATP-dependent protease subunit HslV — protein METIHATTILSVRKNGKIAVGGDGQVSMGNTVMKHTAKKVRRLYNGKVIAGFAGSAADAFTLFELFEKKLIEHGGSVSRAAVELAREWRMDRMLRRLEALLIVCDANESFLISGTGDVISPDDGVLAIGSGGNFALSAARALVQNTDMDPKDIITKAMGITADICIYTNHNLVIEEL, from the coding sequence ATGGAAACAATTCACGCAACGACCATCCTTTCTGTTCGTAAAAACGGCAAAATTGCTGTAGGGGGAGACGGTCAAGTATCCATGGGAAATACCGTGATGAAACATACCGCCAAAAAAGTCAGAAGACTTTACAACGGTAAGGTGATCGCCGGATTTGCTGGAAGTGCTGCTGATGCATTTACTCTATTTGAACTCTTTGAAAAAAAATTAATTGAACATGGTGGATCTGTCTCTCGGGCAGCAGTGGAGCTTGCTCGCGAATGGAGGATGGACAGGATGCTTCGTAGGCTTGAGGCACTTCTCATTGTTTGTGATGCCAATGAATCTTTTTTAATTTCAGGAACAGGTGATGTGATCTCACCGGATGATGGTGTACTTGCCATTGGTTCTGGTGGAAATTTTGCTCTTTCGGCTGCTCGTGCTCTTGTACAAAATACGGATATGGATCCAAAAGACATCATTACAAAGGCAATGGGGATCACTGCGGATATTTGTATATACACTAACCATAATTTGGTGATTGAGGAATTATAA
- a CDS encoding ATP-binding protein — MSNQKKPTDYGKVVRIQIPSNPRFVSHTRNYFFNLCLEHGFSLFDSMDLKLVIGEAIVNIIRHAYSGNTGKPIFIEFQFDKDRVEIRLRDYGKKVEPGELRSFDLSDYREHGIGLFMIKELTDYYFLDQSFEVGNQMVLIKRK, encoded by the coding sequence ATGTCGAACCAAAAGAAACCTACGGACTACGGAAAAGTAGTCCGTATCCAAATTCCTTCCAACCCCCGTTTTGTTTCTCACACCCGTAATTATTTTTTTAATCTTTGTTTAGAACATGGATTTTCTCTTTTTGATTCCATGGATTTAAAACTGGTGATTGGCGAAGCCATTGTCAATATCATCCGCCATGCTTATTCAGGAAATACTGGAAAACCCATTTTTATTGAATTTCAATTTGATAAAGACCGAGTGGAAATTCGGTTGAGGGATTATGGAAAAAAAGTGGAACCGGGCGAACTTCGCAGTTTTGATTTGAGTGATTACCGTGAACATGGGATTGGACTTTTTATGATCAAAGAACTCACCGACTATTATTTTCTTGACCAATCTTTTGAAGTAGGGAACCAGATGGTTCTCATCAAAAGAAAGTAG
- a CDS encoding chorismate-binding protein, with protein MIQVLELTWESFEKEYRKIGGFLFEDSRSEPGYTLCDWYFDLEEEIEILYTEKKPVAETIKANLSKLDDYREKGFYPCGALFFELGYFFIEGLDLDNSPLAEGTPLLQYSIYKQKKRIKYQSPSSLNFGNTELKNITVLWDKETYKERFEKTREALLLGESYELNLCFPVSLSIEGDLFLYYQSLKAKQKTKYSVYYPFVDTRTLSLSPELFFEVKGNEIQTEPMKGTNLRGLTSKQDKENKTILQSSAKERAENVMITDLYRNDLGRIAKQGTVQVTDLFLVKGLETVWQMVSKVEAKLKNPFSWFPVLKALFPSGSVIGAPKKRSFELLRELENTNRGLYTGSIFVSEMLDGAPWIRSNVSIRTLNLTKDNHLWTGNYGVGSGITVLSDAEAEYKECLSKLKFITNPNLPSVEILETIRFRKGHYFLKDLHLERMEETANRFGYPFSKQKAESCLKAHTHSAIGGSVFRLRFLLNERGEFRLESFPLTKPKIRPKIRLGFASQPVDSNDLFLYHKTTNRSFYQKMLEECQTNSIDDCVLFDRDGRILETNIRNLFLKKGKFWFTPTLETGGLPGVFREAVIRKGWVKETVLFQSDLLEADEILVGNSLRGFERADLIL; from the coding sequence TTGATACAGGTTTTAGAACTTACTTGGGAGTCTTTTGAAAAAGAATACCGAAAAATTGGAGGTTTTCTTTTTGAAGATTCCAGGTCCGAACCAGGTTATACTCTTTGCGATTGGTATTTTGACTTAGAAGAGGAAATAGAAATCCTCTATACAGAAAAAAAACCAGTCGCAGAAACAATCAAAGCCAACTTATCCAAGTTAGATGACTATAGAGAAAAAGGATTTTATCCTTGTGGTGCCCTTTTTTTCGAACTAGGATATTTTTTCATTGAGGGATTGGATCTAGACAATTCTCCTCTTGCAGAAGGGACTCCCCTCCTCCAGTATTCCATTTACAAACAAAAAAAAAGAATCAAGTATCAGAGTCCCTCTTCTCTCAACTTTGGCAATACGGAATTAAAAAATATTACTGTCTTATGGGATAAAGAAACATACAAAGAACGTTTCGAAAAAACAAGAGAAGCACTTTTACTTGGCGAAAGTTACGAATTAAATTTATGTTTTCCCGTTTCACTTTCCATCGAAGGGGATTTGTTTTTATACTACCAATCTCTAAAAGCAAAACAAAAAACCAAATACTCTGTTTATTATCCTTTTGTAGATACAAGGACTTTATCTTTATCACCAGAATTGTTTTTTGAAGTCAAAGGTAACGAGATCCAAACAGAACCAATGAAAGGAACCAACCTTCGAGGTCTTACATCCAAACAAGATAAAGAAAACAAAACCATCCTACAATCATCTGCCAAAGAGAGAGCAGAAAATGTAATGATTACCGATTTGTATCGAAATGATTTAGGAAGGATCGCCAAACAAGGAACAGTCCAAGTGACAGATCTTTTTTTAGTAAAAGGTCTGGAAACGGTTTGGCAAATGGTTTCCAAAGTGGAAGCCAAATTAAAAAATCCCTTTTCTTGGTTTCCTGTCCTTAAGGCTCTTTTTCCTTCCGGTTCTGTGATTGGTGCCCCCAAAAAAAGGTCCTTTGAACTCTTAAGAGAATTAGAAAATACAAACAGAGGATTGTATACAGGTTCCATATTCGTCTCAGAAATGTTAGATGGTGCCCCATGGATTCGTTCCAATGTTTCCATAAGAACTTTAAATCTAACAAAAGATAATCATCTTTGGACAGGGAACTATGGGGTGGGAAGTGGAATTACAGTTCTTTCCGATGCCGAGGCTGAATACAAGGAATGCCTATCAAAATTAAAATTCATCACAAACCCCAACCTTCCCAGTGTTGAAATTTTGGAAACGATACGATTCAGAAAAGGCCATTATTTTTTAAAAGATCTCCACTTGGAACGAATGGAAGAAACGGCAAATCGTTTTGGTTATCCCTTTTCTAAACAAAAGGCGGAATCCTGTTTAAAAGCACACACCCATTCTGCTATAGGTGGAAGTGTTTTTCGTCTGCGGTTTTTACTGAATGAAAGGGGAGAATTTCGTTTGGAAAGTTTTCCACTCACGAAACCTAAAATTCGTCCAAAAATCCGACTTGGATTTGCGAGTCAGCCAGTGGATTCCAACGATTTGTTTTTATACCACAAAACAACAAACCGTTCTTTTTATCAAAAGATGTTAGAAGAATGCCAAACAAATTCCATTGATGATTGTGTTTTGTTTGATCGGGATGGACGGATTCTAGAAACCAATATTCGAAATCTATTTTTGAAAAAAGGTAAGTTTTGGTTTACCCCAACGCTCGAAACAGGAGGCCTCCCCGGTGTGTTTCGGGAAGCAGTCATCCGAAAAGGCTGGGTCAAAGAAACGGTTCTTTTCCAATCTGACTTGTTAGAAGCAGACGAGATCCTTGTGGGAAATTCCCTTCGCGGTTTTGAAAGAGCGGATTTGATTCTTTAA
- a CDS encoding biotin/lipoyl-containing protein — MKEFLLKTPDLGDTEKIELVRWLRKVGDSVSKGDEMIELVTDKAAFPVESPYSGILKKIIMEEGSVVKKGDILGIMEINE; from the coding sequence ATGAAAGAATTCCTCTTAAAAACTCCTGATTTGGGTGATACAGAAAAGATCGAATTGGTTCGTTGGCTCCGAAAGGTAGGTGATTCCGTGTCAAAAGGGGACGAAATGATCGAACTTGTCACCGACAAAGCAGCTTTCCCTGTCGAATCTCCATATTCTGGAATCTTAAAAAAAATCATAATGGAAGAAGGATCTGTAGTGAAAAAAGGAGATATCCTCGGAATCATGGAAATTAACGAATGA
- a CDS encoding peptidase MA family protein → MVRKSIVFCLLFLTIVIYAESERLTIPLKRGQGSDVLYFDFGETAPTSFLAVERLQEPKLEDLKLGFLDPTPGYFNGPDGGEVYQWSKNHYQWKRADGSIYTEWANGTFKLDFPSGVGFISAPLPCNGCSSTLVWNYPDLTKITKYWISHRKEYDYIYQKPHNFENYLLVDEKKYGKPKLEFGNYVFYGSDKWKEYLRVFGDIFKMKSFLQYVKSEFQLENRGKIPVLLFDQYEDFKEYVGVEIPGGIEEGGFGGRDSVTLCCGEKMPQTTGEIEFDSDALRRIHFGTFYHIALHNLEQVSCFKIQSETGKIPPAEISDPWFEAGLASYIEAKFFERKQFYIYNDAEKLIRENKVPKTFKSLLDAKYKDLIPYSIGPVLIKHIHETYGKEAIISYQKETCLGTSPALALQNATGVSPDQILKDSLLRFEKDKDPILKMGKKLQLSGYSTMNAKFPAEFKNFLEKGFELPESALDIKTYTELPDLQKIFPAHVESFSGKLEGDFLGPNSSYFYLWKKGNYRWYGDSWEANVFPGNQILYRGSNFTLIEWEGGKKQYISPKGDSVIFFNLESKSYLDASGNQITP, encoded by the coding sequence ATGGTTCGCAAATCAATTGTATTTTGTCTTCTTTTCCTAACTATCGTTATCTACGCTGAATCTGAGCGTTTGACCATTCCTCTCAAACGAGGGCAGGGTTCCGATGTTTTGTATTTTGACTTCGGAGAAACAGCACCTACCTCGTTTCTGGCAGTGGAAAGACTCCAAGAACCAAAACTAGAAGATTTAAAACTAGGTTTTTTAGATCCAACACCTGGATACTTCAACGGACCAGATGGTGGGGAGGTATACCAATGGTCCAAAAACCATTACCAATGGAAACGTGCGGATGGGAGTATATACACCGAATGGGCCAACGGGACATTTAAGTTGGATTTTCCGTCAGGGGTCGGTTTTATATCTGCTCCCTTGCCTTGTAACGGTTGTTCGTCGACACTCGTGTGGAATTATCCAGATTTAACCAAAATCACAAAGTATTGGATTTCACATCGAAAGGAATATGATTATATTTACCAAAAACCACATAACTTTGAAAATTACCTACTTGTTGATGAAAAAAAATACGGGAAACCCAAATTAGAATTCGGAAATTATGTGTTTTATGGATCAGACAAATGGAAGGAATACTTGCGTGTGTTTGGTGATATTTTTAAAATGAAATCCTTTTTACAATATGTAAAATCAGAATTTCAATTGGAAAACCGAGGAAAAATTCCCGTTTTACTTTTCGATCAATATGAGGATTTCAAGGAATATGTTGGTGTTGAAATCCCTGGAGGAATTGAAGAAGGAGGGTTTGGGGGAAGGGATTCTGTGACTCTTTGCTGCGGAGAAAAAATGCCGCAAACCACAGGGGAAATAGAGTTTGATTCAGATGCACTCCGTCGTATACATTTCGGAACTTTTTACCATATCGCTCTTCATAATTTAGAACAAGTAAGTTGTTTTAAAATTCAGTCAGAAACAGGAAAGATTCCTCCAGCAGAAATTTCCGATCCATGGTTCGAAGCGGGACTTGCAAGTTATATTGAAGCAAAATTTTTTGAACGAAAACAATTCTATATTTATAATGATGCTGAAAAGTTAATTCGAGAAAATAAAGTTCCAAAAACATTCAAATCATTGTTAGATGCAAAATATAAAGATTTAATTCCTTATTCCATTGGACCAGTTCTTATCAAACACATCCATGAAACCTACGGAAAAGAAGCCATCATTTCCTATCAAAAAGAAACATGTTTGGGAACCTCTCCAGCGCTTGCTTTACAAAATGCAACAGGAGTTTCACCTGACCAAATTTTAAAAGATAGTTTGTTGCGTTTTGAAAAAGACAAAGACCCTATTTTAAAAATGGGAAAAAAATTGCAACTTTCTGGTTATTCCACCATGAATGCAAAGTTTCCCGCCGAGTTTAAAAATTTTTTAGAAAAAGGTTTTGAGCTCCCTGAATCCGCATTGGATATCAAAACTTATACTGAACTTCCCGACTTACAAAAAATCTTTCCTGCACATGTAGAATCTTTTTCTGGAAAATTGGAAGGTGATTTTTTAGGACCTAATTCCAGTTATTTTTATCTTTGGAAAAAAGGAAACTATCGTTGGTATGGAGATTCTTGGGAGGCAAATGTGTTTCCCGGAAACCAAATCCTCTATAGAGGTTCTAACTTTACTTTGATTGAATGGGAAGGTGGAAAAAAACAATATATATCACCGAAAGGAGATTCGGTGATATTTTTTAATTTGGAATCCAAATCATATTTGGATGCAAGCGGAAATCAGATCACTCCTTAG
- the xerD gene encoding site-specific tyrosine recombinase XerD, with protein sequence MGSKLPVSQNQLLQTFQEYLSVEKGLSDNSIYSYGYDLNKFAIFLEKEHINFLEVKANDIMRFLEEERERKISAKTLAREVVAIRQFYKYLRDEKRLDSNPTEKIETPEVARTIPDYLTQTEIDELFRNIKEDNLYELRDKCIFELLYSSGLRISEACNLKMTDIDMENMTITVEGKGGRQRLVPFGEKSLEILKKYLTESRTEILKKRTCEFVFVSKKGSYINRKSVWRLLNHYIKRTKIKKKVTPHTLRHSFATHLLENHADLKSVQELLGHIDISTTQIYTHMANKTLKEVHKKFHPRG encoded by the coding sequence ATGGGTTCCAAATTGCCAGTTTCTCAAAATCAGCTTTTACAAACATTCCAAGAGTACCTGTCCGTAGAAAAAGGACTGAGCGATAATTCGATATATTCCTACGGATACGATCTCAATAAGTTTGCGATCTTCTTGGAAAAAGAACATATCAACTTCTTAGAAGTAAAAGCAAACGACATTATGCGTTTTTTAGAAGAAGAAAGAGAACGCAAAATCTCTGCAAAAACACTGGCTCGCGAAGTGGTGGCAATCAGACAGTTTTATAAGTATCTACGAGACGAAAAAAGGTTAGATTCTAATCCAACTGAAAAAATTGAAACTCCTGAAGTTGCAAGAACCATCCCCGATTATTTAACTCAAACCGAAATTGATGAACTCTTTCGTAATATCAAAGAGGACAATTTGTACGAACTTCGTGATAAATGTATCTTTGAACTTTTATATTCTTCTGGGCTTCGTATCTCGGAAGCATGTAATTTAAAAATGACTGATATCGACATGGAAAACATGACGATCACTGTAGAAGGAAAAGGGGGACGCCAACGTCTAGTTCCTTTTGGTGAAAAGTCATTGGAAATTTTGAAAAAATATCTAACGGAAAGTCGTACAGAAATTTTGAAAAAAAGAACTTGTGAATTTGTATTTGTTTCCAAAAAAGGATCGTATATCAACCGTAAGTCGGTTTGGAGACTTCTGAATCACTATATCAAACGCACAAAAATAAAGAAAAAAGTAACACCACACACTCTTCGCCACTCTTTTGCTACTCACCTACTTGAGAATCATGCAGATCTCAAATCGGTTCAGGAACTTTTGGGTCATATCGATATTTCGACGACTCAAATTTACACTCATATGGCAAATAAAACTCTGAAGGAAGTTCATAAGAAATTCCATCCGAGAGGCTAA
- a CDS encoding tetratricopeptide repeat protein, which produces MVHRNSLIFLLTFAALLVVNCGRKERSLFEEGKKWEMVGEKTKALYYYELSLRENPEYDPVLKRMGLLLAESNQSIATAIFYLEKYHKQKKDDTEVQRELFRLYLTTGYEKEALEILEEIRFQGKKETLEFFETTYLCLTRGFKQKDYLLTLEKSPLAGDPYYAPWVRACETK; this is translated from the coding sequence GTGGTTCATAGAAACTCCCTTATTTTTTTACTCACGTTTGCTGCCCTGTTAGTCGTTAATTGCGGCCGAAAGGAAAGGTCCCTTTTTGAAGAGGGAAAAAAATGGGAAATGGTAGGAGAAAAAACCAAAGCCCTCTACTACTACGAACTGTCTCTGCGTGAAAATCCAGAGTATGACCCCGTTTTGAAAAGAATGGGACTCCTTCTTGCAGAAAGCAACCAGTCCATTGCCACAGCCATTTTTTATTTGGAAAAATATCACAAACAAAAAAAGGACGACACGGAAGTACAACGTGAACTCTTCCGGCTTTATCTTACCACAGGTTACGAAAAAGAAGCATTGGAAATTTTGGAAGAAATTCGTTTCCAAGGGAAAAAAGAAACTTTGGAATTTTTCGAAACCACTTACCTTTGCCTAACCAGAGGATTCAAACAGAAGGACTACCTTTTGACCTTGGAAAAAAGCCCTCTCGCAGGGGATCCCTACTATGCGCCTTGGGTCCGGGCTTGCGAAACAAAATAG
- the trxB gene encoding thioredoxin-disulfide reductase, whose protein sequence is MNHKVVIIGSGPAGHTAAIYAARANLNPVMYEGFMAGGVAAGGQLTTTTEVENFPGFPEGIDGTKLTQLFREQSSKYGTTIHTQTITKVDFSKRPFTIWSDDEEIKAESVIIATGATAKRMHVPGEETYWQRGISACAVCDGALPIYRNKALAVVGGGDSAVEEANHLTKFASKVYLVVRRDQLRASQIMQKRAMEHPKIEILWNQTVVEAKGGTGGLTSIVLESTKDKSKKDLEVGGLFYAIGHVPNTQVFQGQLDLDETGYIVTKPGTTQTNIAGVFAAGDVQDKVYRQAITAAGSGCMAALEAERWLEGH, encoded by the coding sequence ATGAACCATAAAGTTGTCATCATCGGATCCGGTCCCGCAGGACATACCGCAGCCATTTACGCCGCTAGAGCCAATTTAAACCCGGTGATGTATGAAGGATTTATGGCAGGAGGAGTGGCTGCCGGTGGACAGCTCACCACCACGACAGAAGTCGAAAACTTTCCTGGTTTCCCTGAAGGAATCGACGGGACCAAACTCACCCAACTGTTCCGGGAACAATCCTCTAAGTACGGAACCACCATCCACACCCAAACCATCACCAAAGTGGATTTTTCCAAACGCCCTTTTACCATCTGGTCAGATGACGAAGAAATCAAAGCAGAATCGGTGATCATCGCCACTGGTGCCACTGCCAAACGTATGCATGTCCCAGGGGAAGAAACATACTGGCAACGCGGGATCTCTGCATGTGCCGTTTGTGATGGAGCACTTCCCATTTACCGAAACAAAGCACTTGCCGTTGTGGGTGGAGGTGACTCCGCTGTGGAAGAAGCAAACCACCTCACGAAGTTTGCGTCCAAAGTGTACTTAGTGGTGAGACGTGACCAACTCCGTGCTTCCCAAATCATGCAAAAACGGGCAATGGAACATCCAAAAATTGAAATTCTTTGGAACCAAACGGTAGTAGAAGCCAAAGGTGGTACGGGTGGCCTTACTTCTATCGTTCTCGAAAGCACAAAAGACAAATCCAAAAAAGATTTAGAGGTCGGTGGACTATTTTATGCGATTGGCCATGTGCCCAACACACAAGTGTTCCAAGGACAATTGGATTTGGACGAAACAGGTTATATCGTTACAAAACCAGGAACCACACAAACCAACATTGCCGGTGTATTTGCTGCAGGGGATGTTCAGGACAAAGTGTACCGCCAAGCCATTACCGCAGCAGGTAGCGGTTGTATGGCGGCACTCGAAGCCGAACGTTGGTTAGAAGGTCACTAA